GTCTGTATCTACGCCTTTTCCagatttttcatataaatggattgACTGTAGTTTTTTGAGGCTTAGCCAAAGTTACTAAAGGACTCAGATGAAAAAGACCCTATATAAATTCTTCATTCACTGTTTTTGATTAAAAGGGTAATAGGTAATATTATGTTGTTCTCTGCAGTTGGTGCCCCTACAACTTTGGCTGGAATGCTTGGTGGTACAGCTTTGAGATTTGGATTAAATTTCCCTGGAGCAGGTGGAGCAGTTGCTGTTGCATCTAGTAAGATTTTTAGAACTACTGGGATGTGTTTGAATGCTCACTGGAAATGTACTGCATAACAAAAGCAGTAAGTAGGTTGTATTCCTTAGCTTCTAGGACTAAGAAGGTTTTGATCATCTCACCAGCATATCCAAAAGGTACATCAGTATTGACAATTGCCAAAGGGTAGAATGAGACGGTTGATGTCAATGAGATTACTTCTTTGAGATGACCATAATCAAAGCTGCTATCAAACTCTTGTCAACTCTGAAACTTAAAAATTCTTATCATTGATCATACTATTTAAAGTGACCCAGTACATTGGGATTCATAGAGTTTTATTCTCTAAAAGTTAATTTAAGGTTTGACCTGTATTAAAGTTGACCCTCTCCTTAAGCTGATTACAGGAGTTTCTGTGGACCTATCCTAAATTTGTTTCTGCCAGTTAGCCACTCGTTAGgttgtaaattaaagaaaacttggTTATCCATTGCCTTTTAGCTGTTGTGAGCTGGGTGGTTAGAGGTCAGTTACTACTTAAACCTACCATTTAAGTCAGACTCCACTTTAGGGAAGTCTTGTTTGTTCTgacttttaaaagtttacttaGGGCTGAAATGAATCTTTCTTCAAACCTGTCATAAACTAAAAGTCAGTCCCtgttaagtttaaaataattattcctaAACAGAGATGTAAACCATCTTTTGCATGACCAACACTTAACTGAATTTCTACTGTGTACTCAGCTAACTGGTCAACCTATGAGCATTATGAAGGGCATGGCTTGAGAATTTTAAAGGTAACCATATTTGCAAAAAATATAACACATAGTTTCCCTTATAAAATGCTGAACAAGAAATTGATCCTTTCAGTTGTGGGCGGAGTCACTGAAATATGCATTTGCAGGCTTTTTGGTGACTCTGCCGTAACTCACCCCCTACCTAGCTGAGTCTTAAGATTCCTTCCTGCAAACTTGTACCTTTGCTACTAGCCCATTCCATCCACCACTGCCTTATGTACTTACCCACCTCCCCATCAGATATGTCTCAACTCAATATCCCCAACCCagagttgtttttttcccctactcACCTTTCCTCCTCCCCAAGTATATTTACTTGCTCAGATTCTCCATCTCACAAATTAGCCCTGTAGGGCAGCTTTCGGGTATCTCTATCTGTAAATTTATAGCCATTTGAGATTATTCTCTGCCCTAGGTATAATCAGCAATTTTTACGAGAAGCTTGCTTGTTATAAATCTCATCTTTTGCATTAGTCTATGAAAGTAATGATGTCCATTCCTAGCATGGAGTAAGATACATAGTTGTTGATCAGAGACAGGATAGGAAAATTGGATAGTAGGATCTTTTAAAGGATGGTCTCAGTATTTTTATGTAATGATTTTTAAGATCATCAGAATgagatttatttaaatgtaaatccaAATTTGGTATgcaattattttctattatttgtagAACAGTGCTTCCCTTTTAGTACACAGATAACATAGAGTTGACTTTATTTAGTTTGGACCAAAGTTGTAACTTGCAAAATCACACTGTGATAGAACCTTCATTCCCAAAACCATTGCTTCTTTTGGTGTTAATtgaaatattattgttatttgaaTATTGTCTACTATGCCAGAGCTAatttataccttttaaaaataccatgaaAATAAGGAACAAAGGTAAATACTATATAAACAGTTTAAAATAATCATACCTTTTTTTATGACTCAAGATTCCTTTGTGTTTAGACTGACAGGTATTAATTTCCTGAAGGTATCGCACAGCATCTTTGGAGAGCTGTTCATTTGTCTGTTAACCTCTTTCTTTAGTGGTAGTGATGgtagttgcttttttaaaaattataaaaaccatacacacatgcatatatacatatatcacaccCTCTAGAGAAAACAGTTTGGTGCTTGTCTTAACAGGCTTTTTTCCAAATGCTTACAAACATacattaaatttatttgttttacaaaaatgggATACACATAGACATAATCATAGAATTTGCTGTTTTCTCTTAAGTATACATTATCTTTGGACATCTGTCCATGTCAGGAAatgctgacttaaaaaaaatctttgggtgAAGATAAGCTCCTTTACAAGAAggacttgtttttttcttaattgtttttctgttttttttgcctTGAATATAGTAGTTACACAATGTTAGAATGAATTAATCAATAAAGGGGGGGTCTTGATAGTGTCATTAATTTTCAGCATTTCTGGGGAGGGAATTCTTTTCAGATAAGACTTTTTATTATCAGATGAAGAGCGTGATGACCACATGGCTGTAAAGAATGGAACGTGGGATCCAATCTGTAACCTCTCCAGTGTCCTGAGTGATAGTGACCCCGGGGATCCTTTGTGACTAGGCATGGTCTTCTCTTGTGGTGCTCATTCCATTTTCACAAAAGCTAGCCAAAAGAATGGGGGAATTATTGTAAGGATCCTTGTGCCCAAAAGGGAAATGAAATCTTGTGGAAATCTAATACAGGTATTATCGTGGCAATGAACTTCAAGGAAAGTGGAATTTAGAAGTTGTTCTGAAGTCAGCTTTAGGGACCTCCTGGATCTAATATTGCATAAACATAATTCAGCTATTctccttttgtctgtttttttctttttttttaacttccttttggtttctttacctctttttctgctttatattcttaattttgaCTTGCTCATGACTCTTTAATTCTACTTTATGTTTTTCCTCTGTCAGTCCTTTCAGCTCCCTTTGCCTGTTGTCTGATTCTTTCTACATGTttggaaatatttccaaatttctgCTTAGAGTCTGATTCTTTCCATATTTCTGGAAATATTTCCGTATTTTTACCTACCATCTGATTCTTTCTGCAGttctaaatttttgaaaatgagattCTGACCTACCTTATCCCTGTTTGGCTAGAGCTTTTTGTGCCAGACCCTCTCATAGGCTGCCAGTAGCATATGGGATGGCTTCGTATACTTCAGATGCCCACCCTTGTCAACTGTGAACTAGGATCAAAGGACAGAGTTACTGAAATAAAGAATAGGTGTCTGAGCCTGATCCCTCAGCAGGAACAGAGTAGGCCAGTTTCCCTAAGAATAGGCAGTGCATGTTGGCAGTCACCatgatatatgtatttatctaGGGTGGCAATTAACCTGAAAGTATTGCTAATTGGGAAAACAAGGctaatgtaaaacaaacaaataattgtaTACatgttataatatatttttataacagaTTTCTTGTTACAGAAGCAGCATTTATCAATTACAAGAACATTTGAAAATACAGagaaccaaaaagaagaaaacacttcCAGAAAACCAACCACAATTTTCTGTGCATTGTTTGTTAAGTGCTCACTGTGTAAGGAAGAACCAAAAGTGCTATAGAAGTTCAGAAAACCAAGAGATAACCATGAGTAGAAGAGAAGTGGACAGTAAACATGGGGAAGGAAGAATCTGAGCTTGGCCATGATGTGTACTGAGAATTTCATGTACAGAAGACAGGGCATTTTAGTAAGGGTGTAATAGAAAAGACACATAGAAGAGAGGTCTGGGCTGTAGATAAAACTTTGAGAGGCTTTTAACTATAATACTGGCTAAGATGTATGCCTACTATGGGCTATGGTGTAGAGAAACAGGCAGTCTCCcctgttgataggaatgtaaattggcaaaGTCTTTTTGGTAGGGGAATTGGAAAGTAATATTACAATTTAGAGCATGCTGACCCTTTGATCTAGcaatttcatttctagaaattaaTTACACAGATATATTCACATAAGTATGCAAAGTTATAGATGTACAGAGATTTTGTGTAAGATTGCAATTATTCTTTCCTTGAAAGTTTAGCAGAACTCGCCGGTGAGGTCATCTGGGTCTGGAGTTTTCTTTATGGGAAGAGTTTTGAggattgattcaatttctttaatggtcATAGGTCTGGTTAGgttataaattgtatttttctctACATTTATCCAGGATTTTAAGTTGTTAGCAGGAAGCTTAATCCAGATACCTGGCCTGCTATATATTATAGCAACATTGAGTTAAAATCACACAACTTGGAGTtcaaattcacattaaaaaatacttctatAGTTTTTCATCCTGAATAATCAAggactgaatttaaaaatttcttacttATTACTAACATTATACACTTTATTTTCCAGCTACAACgtcaaccatcaccactaccacagtcaccaccaccagcaccaggaCCAGCACCACCAGTAGCTTTACCATGAATCTAAAACCACTGACATCAACTGGCATGAATAACACTGTTCCATTTGGCATGATTTCTAAACCTTTTACTTTGACCATTAGGTAAGcctatttatttgaaaattcgTGTGAGTCTCATTTTCTTTGTCATATAGAAGGCATAGTTTGCTTGTACATCTTTAGAATGGTGTTTGAAAGTTAGGTAAATGACTCAGATTCGAGGAGCAGTTAGGGAAAGGATTTCTGTTGCTTAGGAAGTTGAACAACGAAAAGGATATCATTGTCTTCTGAATACCATTATAATACAATTATTACTATtgctaataatatataatatttattgtgCGATTACTATATGTTTAGAAATATGACAGTGCTTTACAACATCAtaccatttaatcctcataataaccttatgaggtaggtactatttttgttctcattttatagatgagtaaactgGAGCACATAAAGATTTTATAATCCACCTCTGGTCACACACTTGGTAATGGTTGAGCCAGGATTTAAATTCAGGTAGTCAAACTCTAGAGCCTGTATTCTTACAATTTATGCCATGTTCATCTCTaagtatttgggttttttttttacaactttattggagtataattgctttgcagtgttgtgttagtttctgctgtacaacaaagtgaatcagctatatatatacatatatccccatatcccctccctcttgagcctccctccgaccctccctatcccaccactctaggtggtcacaaagcaccgaggtgatctccctgtgctatgcggctgcttcccactagctatttattttacgtttggtagtgtatataagtccatgccactctctcacttcgtcccagcttacccttcccccactgtgtcctcaagtcctttctctacatctgcgtctaattaaactttttattttgagttaaCTGTAGATTCACATTTACttctaagaaataatacaaaaaattatGTGTGTACTTAACCTAGTTTTCCCCAATAATAATATCTTGCAatactatagtacaatatcacattcaggatactgacattgatatagtcaagatatagaacagttcCGTCACAACAAGGATCCCTCCTGTTGCCCTTTTATATCCACACTCGCtaccctcttctcctttccctgaaCCTGGGCAACAATtgctctgttctccatttctataaccttgacatttaaagaaatgtcatacaaatggaatcatacagcgtGTGACCTTTGGGGACTCTTTCTCCCACTAAGCATAATTCCTTGAGATAAAGTTGTCATGTGCatcaatagtttgttcttttttatatctgaGCAGTATTCCATGGTATTACAGATGTGCCAtcatttgtttaaccattcacccattgatggacatctaggttgtttccagttgggGACTAttaatgaataaagctgctatgaacatttatgtacagatTTTTGGTGAACCTAAGTCTCATTTCTCTGGGGTAAATGCCCAGGTGTACAgttgctgggtgatatggtagttgcaagtttatttttttaggaaACTGCTCTAAatcttttccagagtggctgtaccattttacctgcccagcagcaatgtatgagagatcCACCTTGTCCACATTGTTGCCAggatttggtgttgtcactattttttactTTAGCCCTTCTAAtagatatgaggtgatatctcactgtggttttaatttgcattcccctgatgactaatgatgttgaacagcttttcatgtgttaatCTTCCATCTGCATGTTTTCACTTGTGAAgtgtcttttcatatattttgtccattttctacttgaatttgttttttgactgagttttgagagttttatgtattctagatacctgccctttgtcagatatgtggtttacGAACATTTTTTCTAACTCTgtaatttgtcttttcatcttttaaagaGTATTTCACCAAACAAAACTTTTAATTGATGAGGtctgatttatcaatttttcctttaatgaattgtgcttttagtgtcaagtttaagaactctttgcctaaccctaggtcccaaagattttctcctaatttttttctaaaagttttatagttttacattttatatttaagattGTGATCtcttctgagttaatttttgtataaggtgtgtgTTTAAATTGagattctttttttgggggggggtctatggatgtccagttttttcagcatcatttgttgaaaggcTATTTTCTTCCATTGAATGGCTCtttcacctttgtcaaaaatcaattggatGTATttgtgtcaaatgctttttctgcctcagttgataggatcttttaagatttttgttctttaGCTTCATGATATGGTGAAATATAGTcaatgattttcaaatgttgaaccatccttgcatatatggaataaatcccacttggtcatgatgtataattttttaatacattattgGATtcagtttactagtattttgtttgtGGGCTTTTGTATCcaagttcatgagagatattggtccatagttttgttttctttcttttttaaattctgtctTTGGTTTTGATATCTGAATGTTACCAGCCTTATAAGATGATCTGGGAAATAttcccttctcttctattttatagaagaaattttgtaaaatttgtGTTAATTCACTAAAAGTTTGgcagaattctccagtgaaacccCTTTTTAAGgagcttttaaattataaatcaattTCTTTAGTGGTTCTAGGACATTCAGGTTATGTTTCATCTTCCATGAGTTTTAGTAGTGTGTggttttcaaggaattggtctgtTTCTTGTAAATTGTGGAATTTATGAGTGTAAAGTTGTACATATTTCCTTTTTGTCCTTTTAATAGCTATAGGCATACTCCcctgtttcatttctgatattggtgATTTGTAGCTTTCTTTTATCAATTTTAGTCATCTTTTCCCAAAGGAGTAGCTTTTATTTCACTGATTATTctctattatttaaattttcaatttcattgacgTCTACTCTTTATGAATTTTTGCCTTCTGATTGCATtggttttattttgctcttttttcttgaggtattaacttagattattgatttgagacatttccccttttgtaatgtaaagcatttagtgctataaatatCCTTCTTAGCACTGTGTTAGCTTTGTACTACATCTTCTataatgttgtattttcattttcatgcagTTCTATGTACTTAAAAAATTTCCCTTGTGAATTCCTCTTTGACTCatagattatttagaagtgtgttaatATCCAAGTGATATCCTCAGTCAGTCTTAATTTTTCCAGTGGGTATAGAGGTTAAGCTCTCCACTTAGCCTTGCTGACATAGGGGTGGTGGGAGGTGGAGTCCTTATTAGCCTGAGTTGCATTACCTTGTTCAGTCTCAATGATGCCAGGTGGGTATACAGGTTCAGGTCTCCATTGGCCGCCACTGACACTGAAGACAAGGGGTGAAGCCTCATGGTAACTAACACTGTTTCACCCTGCCTTATTAAGTCTTGTTGCTGCTGGGTGGGGATTTAGGTTCAGCTTATCACTGGACCTCGCCAACAATACCCTAGTGGGGGAATTGGAACACTGCCTGCCTCTGCTGGGCTGGGAATTGATGATCACCTCTCCACCCAGCCCTCCTGACACTGCCCCAGCAGGGAATCAGAGCACTGCCTGGTTCCACCAGTCCCTTGATGGAAAATAAGGTACCTGTTCAGCCTATTTGATACCACCTGGTAGAGGAATCAGAGTTCCCCTTAGTTCTGCCCAGTGGAGGGTGGAAGATCAGCTGCCTACTCTGTCATGGATACTGCTTAGATGGGGAGTGGATCACTTTGACTAAGAGCTGAGGGGACAGGGAATCCTGTCTCTTTGGCTGCATAAATGCAGAATGGAGCTTACATCATGCTGAgttgagggagaaggaagggagcagGTTGTGGCACAGACTTTAGCTGTTCTTACTGAAATTTAGTAGATGtcttaataaatctttatttgCTATATTCCCTTAAGATAATTTCCAGAGAGTTTGAatggttgtttttaaaataatctttaccAGTTATGGTGGTTTTGTTGGGGAGCAGGTCTGAGAAACTCCTCATgtgctgttttcttttctaaGTCCTCATATGTTGTACTAAAGTATAAAAAAATCTGATCATACTTTTGAAAGTATGATCATATGATCATACTGTATCCTTTTTTTTAGTGAAATCGTAACTCCTGTGATGACATATGGTCAGCTGCGTGGTCTGGTAAGCAAATGGAGCCTTGAGTTAGAGGATCAAGAGAAACACTTTCTTCACCAGGTCACCCAGGTCAATGCTTGGGACTATACATTGATTGAGAATGGTGAGACGGTAAGAAGATATTCTCATTAATCTACCTGCATTGTACAAGTACTTTCAGATGAACACAGGAGAGTAGACCTGTGTTTAGTGGTTAATGTTTCCTTCCAATATTAGtgataaacttaaaaatattttctttaggtAATAAGTGCCCTGAATTAGGAACTCTTTCATACTTGAAgtgtatatgagaaaaaaaaatactgctgtaAAATTACAATGTAAATTCAAATATTTACACTACtgtattcttattttcctttatagaCTATTGCTTTACATGGAGAAGTGCAAAAGGTGAAACTGGATCAGAAAAGGTAGAATCTTAGATTCCCTAGGTCGAAAGATTAAAGATCTCTTTCTTTGTCCAGTTGTTTTTCCTTGTTATAGTttattgacatttattttgtCACTCCAAATTCCTTTCGTCAGCCCTTCTattgacttgtttttttttttcaggctggAGCAAGAATTGTATTTTATCCTGTCACAGCAGAAAGAACTAGAAGATCTCTTGACCCCTTTAGAAGAGTCTGTAAACGACCAGAGTGGGTCTGTTTATCTGCAGCATACAGATGAGGAGCGTGAGAGGACGTAAGCAATTGAATAAAGATTGAGGAATGGGGCAGGACTTAGCtaccaaaaaaggggaaaaatggtATTGAAAGGCAGGGAATAAAAAAGTTGATAGAAAAGTGCAAGTTCTGGTAGTTGCCATTTATCACCTTATTTGActattttctgtttatcttttcaggaTGCTTGAAAATGAAGTAATCATTCTGgcaattttgttttataacattttGTACACTGTTATTAATCTCAAGCTTATACATGACCACTTATATAAAGTTTTTATATTTGTCCAATTTGTTCTTAAATCAGAAATACCAATTTTATATATGTGGTGTCATGATATTGTGGAATATTTATGATCTCCTATTTATACTGACTCTTTTAAACCTAATGTTCCTTCAGTTGCTTCAGTGATAAATCCATTTCCTATTTTAAAGGCAATTAGTTAATCTGGGGGCAAACTGCATGGCTTTTACACGTTGAATGATATTGTCAATGTCTTGGGttggatatattttatttgtgtgtgaTTCAGTCTTTACCTTTGGTCAATATATTGCCAATGTTCCCACAGTAACTTTATCTCTTTGGACCTGAGATTTGTTAATCAGGCCAAATTATAAAATGCTGTTAGGAGAGCTTGTATGAATGGCTACATAAACTAGATTGAGGTTAAATCTGACTCATTTTATCAATGGCTTATTAGTGAGTCAAGACtgagcttattttttaaaaccttgcaAGTTAGCTTTTTTGTAGGTGCATTAAATGCGGTAAGTACAGCTAATCTGTATGGACCCTAGTTCTGTTTCTGCTTTTGTATTTCagcctttgtgaatatttctttcctttgcatTGACTATTCTATGCATTCTTTCATTTTGGGGGGGAAACATAGATTTACATTTTCAGCCATGAGATCCTAACTGTAGGTTGAAGAAATAATTGAAACATTAGGTTCTTTCCAATTGCTTTTAGGTTGTCAGATTTACATTGTGTTGGAATCTTTACTAGAATCTTCAACAATCTAGGCAACCAATTACCTATAAATACTTTGGGACAGAAAAGTAGTAGATGGTTATCAATAAATCTAAttgaattatttaatatttatagacATTAAGATTGAAAAATCCTCTGGTCACTTTAATTCTTATAAACATATTCATTGACTAGgctaagagtgtgtgtgtgtgtgtgtgtgtgtgtgtgtgtgtgcacgcatgcacaAATAGTTGGTGTGGAAATCTTGAGAATTCAGCCAACTAACCAATTTGTTGTGAACTTAGCAGATTTATCTGCCTTTGATTATTGTGAATCTCATTTCTTAAAATACCTTTTGTTGGATGATGGAGTATATTTGTATAAGGTTTTAGTTTGAAAATTTATGTATTCAAAATTGTTGAAGACATCTCAGCATTTACTAAATATTGCCAAACACCAAATAACTTCTCACATAT
Above is a window of Mesoplodon densirostris isolate mMesDen1 chromosome X, mMesDen1 primary haplotype, whole genome shotgun sequence DNA encoding:
- the NUP62CL gene encoding nucleoporin-62 C-terminal-like protein isoform X3; its protein translation is MLGGTALRFGLNFPGAGGAVAVASTTTSTITTTTVTTTSTRTSTTSSFTMNLKPLTSTGMNNTVPFGMISKPFTLTISEIVTPVMTYGQLRGLVSKWSLELEDQEKHFLHQVTQVNAWDYTLIENGETTIALHGEVQKVKLDQKRLEQELYFILSQQKELEDLLTPLEESVNDQSGSVYLQHTDEERERTYKLAEDVEAQLKRTAQDLKDIIEYLNTFGSPADTTDPLQQICKILNAHMDFLQWIHQTSGMLQRNVEEVQVFEYRHYKEQECNVRIAFD
- the NUP62CL gene encoding nucleoporin-62 C-terminal-like protein isoform X1 — encoded protein: MLFTSFSNISTSTAATGLSFGAPTTLAGMLGGTALRFGLNFPGAGGAVAVASTTTSTITTTTVTTTSTRTSTTSSFTMNLKPLTSTGMNNTVPFGMISKPFTLTISEIVTPVMTYGQLRGLVSKWSLELEDQEKHFLHQVTQVNAWDYTLIENGETTIALHGEVQKVKLDQKRLEQELYFILSQQKELEDLLTPLEESVNDQSGSVYLQHTDEERERTYKLAEDVEAQLKRTAQDLKDIIEYLNTFGSPADTTDPLQQICKILNAHMDFLQWIHQTSGMLQRNVEEVQVFEYRHYKEQECNVRIAFD
- the NUP62CL gene encoding nucleoporin-62 C-terminal-like protein isoform X2, yielding MLFTSFSNISTSTAATGLSFGAPTTLAGMLGGTALRFGLNFPGAGGAVAVASTTTSTITTTTVTTTSTRTSTTSSFTMNLKPLTSTGMNNTVPFGMISKPFTLTISEIVTPVMTYGQLRGLVSKWSLELEDQEKHFLHQVTQVNAWDYTLIENGETTIALHGEVQKVKLDQKRLEQELYFILSQQKELEDLLTPLEESVNDQSGSVYLQHTDEERERTYKLAEDVEAQLKRTAQDLKDIIEYLNTFGSPADTTDPLQQICKILNAHMDFLQWIHQTSVHWLELQDHVE